The proteins below come from a single Bacteroidales bacterium genomic window:
- a CDS encoding T9SS type A sorting domain-containing protein, giving the protein MKKIKYVIIFLIIINNTLLFGTDTLKIMQYNLLYYGVNTGWCTSENNNLSDKDNYLITILDYVKPDIFTVNELGTNETTAIHLLDNTLNINGCNKYDKAVLTNFSNGGYSSITNMLYYNTVKLTLFSQDLVITDIRDINIYTLYYNSPDLQTENDTVFLTCIVGHLKAGSDSEDEIKREEMIETLMNYVDGANIRENLIIMGDFNFYNSSEEACQLLINNGNLEIRFYDPINQMGNWHNNSGYSLYHTQSTHTSSSGCPSTGGMDDRFDFILVSNNILNNTNKVKYIENSYKALAQDASYFNSSLTNSDNTDLPQELINALYNMSDHLPVIMEIEIDQTKVSLNTYNKQIHKINIYDDNKNNICVQICDESKEDLKIQIWSILGQKIYEKNYFKNIDCFKILVSKNKLNKGIYFVSVITDNFAYSKKFICK; this is encoded by the coding sequence ATGAAAAAAATAAAATATGTTATAATATTCCTAATAATAATTAATAATACTTTATTATTTGGTACTGATACTTTAAAGATTATGCAGTATAACTTATTATATTACGGAGTTAATACAGGTTGGTGTACATCAGAAAATAATAATTTGTCGGATAAAGACAATTACCTTATTACAATTTTAGACTATGTAAAACCTGATATTTTTACAGTTAATGAATTGGGGACAAATGAAACTACAGCTATCCATTTATTGGATAATACTTTAAATATTAATGGCTGCAATAAATATGATAAAGCAGTATTAACAAATTTTTCAAATGGTGGTTACTCTTCAATTACCAATATGTTATATTACAATACTGTAAAATTAACACTTTTTTCACAAGACTTGGTTATTACTGATATTCGGGATATAAATATTTACACTTTATACTATAATTCTCCTGATTTGCAAACAGAAAACGACACTGTTTTTTTAACTTGTATTGTAGGACACTTAAAAGCAGGTTCTGATAGTGAAGACGAAATTAAAAGAGAAGAAATGATTGAAACATTGATGAATTATGTTGATGGAGCAAATATCAGAGAAAATCTTATTATAATGGGAGATTTTAATTTTTACAATAGTAGTGAAGAAGCATGTCAGCTTTTAATAAATAATGGAAATCTGGAAATACGTTTTTACGATCCTATAAATCAAATGGGTAATTGGCATAATAATTCAGGCTATTCATTATATCATACACAGTCAACTCATACATCTTCAAGTGGATGCCCGTCAACAGGAGGCATGGATGACAGGTTTGATTTTATTTTAGTTTCAAATAATATTTTAAATAATACTAACAAAGTAAAATACATTGAAAATTCATACAAAGCACTTGCACAGGATGCTAGTTATTTTAACAGTTCATTAACAAATTCAGACAATACCGATTTGCCACAAGAATTAATAAATGCACTTTATAATATGTCTGACCATTTGCCTGTTATAATGGAAATTGAAATTGATCAGACAAAAGTTTCGTTGAATACATATAATAAGCAAATTCATAAAATAAATATTTATGATGATAACAAAAACAATATATGTGTTCAAATTTGTGATGAAAGTAAAGAAGATTTAAAAATTCAGATTTGGAGCATTTTAGGGCAAAAAATTTATGAAAAAAATTATTTTAAAAATATTGATTGTTTTAAAATATTGGTTTCTAAAAATAAATTGAATAAAGGAATTTATTTTGTTTCTGTAATTACTGATAATTTTGCTTATTCTAAAAAATTTATTTGCAAATAA
- the rplM gene encoding 50S ribosomal protein L13: MNTLSYKTISANKATVNKSWVVIDANNEVLGRLSAVVAMVLRGKHKADFTPHVDCGDNVIILNAEKIHLTGNKWNDKKYISHSGYPGGQKKTPVLDLLKKNPIKIIENSVKGMLPKNRLGRAIFKNLFIYVGNEHPHQAQKPKEIKLDTIK, translated from the coding sequence GTGAACACATTAAGTTATAAAACAATTTCGGCAAATAAAGCAACCGTAAATAAATCGTGGGTTGTTATTGATGCAAATAATGAAGTATTAGGCAGATTGTCAGCAGTAGTTGCAATGGTTTTAAGAGGAAAACATAAAGCAGATTTTACGCCTCACGTGGATTGTGGAGACAATGTAATAATTCTTAATGCTGAAAAAATACATTTAACAGGCAATAAATGGAATGATAAAAAATATATTAGCCACTCAGGTTATCCCGGGGGACAAAAAAAGACTCCTGTTTTGGACTTATTAAAGAAAAATCCAATTAAAATAATTGAAAATTCTGTAAAAGGCATGTTGCCAAAAAACAGGTTGGGAAGAGCAATTTTTAAAAATCTTTTTATATATGTCGGGAATGAACATCCACATCAGGCTCAAAAACCAAAAGAAATAAAATTAGATACAATTAAATAA